A genome region from Alphaproteobacteria bacterium includes the following:
- a CDS encoding ABC transporter ATP-binding protein, with product MTIAMIEVEKLNFDYPDKRVLHDISFTINEGSVTALVGPNGAGKTTLLRCIAALDRAHSGKITIGGKDAADFPRDVHHMTGYLSDFFGLYDGLSLRQCLTYMAWCQKVPASEVPKRVAEVAEQVGITARLEEKAGTLSRGYRQRLGIGLALIHNPQLLILDEPASGMDPDARIALSQMIRGLRAQGKTIIVSSHILTELEDYCTDMLVIKDGRVAQQVRLQEYAAKTVRVLRIGISNLGVSHMDMLQRVPKLKVTGTESNVVVAEFSGTEEEQQGLLRQLMADNVPVFSFTTTQHTLQDAYMDVTSGRK from the coding sequence ATGACAATCGCCATGATTGAAGTCGAAAAACTGAATTTCGATTACCCGGACAAGCGTGTCTTGCATGATATTTCATTCACTATTAACGAGGGTAGCGTAACCGCGCTGGTGGGGCCCAACGGGGCGGGCAAGACGACCCTGCTGCGCTGCATCGCCGCGCTCGACCGCGCGCATAGCGGGAAGATTACGATCGGCGGCAAGGACGCGGCCGATTTCCCGCGCGACGTTCACCATATGACCGGATACCTATCGGATTTCTTCGGGCTTTATGACGGCCTCTCGCTGCGCCAATGCCTGACATACATGGCGTGGTGCCAGAAAGTGCCCGCATCGGAAGTGCCCAAGCGCGTCGCCGAAGTGGCGGAGCAGGTGGGCATCACCGCGCGGCTGGAGGAAAAGGCGGGCACGCTGTCGCGCGGCTACCGCCAGCGCCTTGGCATCGGCCTTGCGCTGATCCATAACCCGCAATTGCTGATCCTAGACGAACCAGCATCGGGCATGGACCCTGATGCGCGGATTGCGTTGTCGCAGATGATCCGCGGATTGCGCGCGCAGGGAAAGACCATCATCGTGTCGTCGCATATTTTGACCGAACTGGAGGATTACTGCACGGACATGCTGGTCATCAAGGACGGGCGCGTCGCGCAGCAGGTGCGGTTGCAGGAATACGCCGCGAAAACCGTGCGCGTGCTGCGCATCGGCATTTCCAATCTGGGCGTGTCGCATATGGATATGTTGCAGCGCGTGCCGAAACTGAAGGTAACGGGCACGGAAAGCAACGTCGTGGTCGCCGAATTCAGTGGCACCGAGGAAGAACAGCAGGGGCTGCTGCGCCAGCTGATGGCGGATAACGTGCCGGTCTTCAGCTTCACCACCACGCAGCATACGCTGCAGGATGCCTATATGGACGTCACCAGCGGCAGGAAATAG
- a CDS encoding response regulator → MTAVNIPDLRVLLVDDNVVVRKLIEMQLINMGFKNIDSANNSSEAQEKISVAAYDIVFLDWNMPGKSGYTLMQEYREDRQYDHIAFVMVTAESQERYTREALKAGATMYITKPIAPATFKEKIERVLAWIESNRAAKTG, encoded by the coding sequence ATGACTGCCGTGAATATTCCCGATCTGCGCGTCCTGCTTGTCGATGACAACGTCGTCGTGCGCAAGCTTATCGAGATGCAGCTGATCAATATGGGCTTCAAGAATATAGATTCCGCCAACAACAGCAGCGAAGCGCAGGAAAAGATATCGGTCGCCGCCTATGATATCGTTTTCCTCGACTGGAACATGCCCGGCAAAAGCGGCTACACGCTGATGCAGGAATACCGCGAAGACAGGCAATACGACCATATCGCATTCGTCATGGTCACGGCCGAAAGCCAGGAGCGCTACACGCGCGAGGCTTTGAAGGCGGGCGCCACCATGTATATCACCAAGCCGATCGCGCCCGCGACATTCAAGGAAAAGATCGAACGCGTGCTGGCATGGATCGAAAGCAACCGCGCCGCAAAGACGGGCTGA
- a CDS encoding response regulator: protein MPERLQVLLIDDDATDRMALRRHLQSAALNSDVHEADTGAAGIALLRERPFDCVFVDYRLPDMEGTSLLQAFYDIANDLMPAPFVMLTGQGGEAVMAEALRWGAHDYIVKDHITGPSVLIALSKAREVFELKRARHSAEDKLRQAQKMDAVGQLTSGIAHDFNNLLTVILGNTRIMRRRLAEIPAAQGTAIAPKVDAVESAAQRGADLVRHLMVFSRQQELKSVTVDIGTVLSDTVALLERTLGKGITLALTAEQGMRPVHVDATLLENAVINISVNARDAMPQGGTLSISARQVVFNDRGHVLISIADTGTGMPEHVRERIFEPFFTTKPAGEGTGLGLAMVYGFIRQTGGHIEVDSEAGRGTTFRIYLPQTRETLTNKEVNHAAYDKHPDRG, encoded by the coding sequence ATGCCGGAAAGGCTGCAGGTGCTGCTGATCGACGACGACGCGACGGACCGCATGGCGCTCCGCCGCCATTTACAGTCTGCCGCCCTGAATTCGGATGTGCACGAAGCGGATACGGGTGCCGCCGGCATCGCGCTGCTCCGTGAGCGGCCTTTTGACTGCGTGTTTGTCGATTACCGCCTGCCTGACATGGAAGGCACCTCTCTGCTGCAGGCCTTTTACGATATCGCCAACGACCTGATGCCAGCGCCTTTCGTGATGCTGACAGGGCAGGGGGGCGAGGCCGTCATGGCGGAAGCGCTGCGCTGGGGGGCGCATGATTACATTGTGAAAGACCATATTACCGGGCCATCCGTGCTGATCGCGCTTTCGAAGGCGCGCGAGGTGTTCGAACTGAAAAGGGCTCGCCACAGCGCAGAGGATAAATTGCGGCAGGCGCAGAAAATGGATGCTGTCGGCCAGCTGACCAGCGGCATCGCGCATGACTTCAATAACCTTTTGACAGTCATCCTTGGCAACACGCGCATTATGCGCCGCCGCCTTGCCGAAATACCGGCGGCGCAGGGAACTGCCATCGCGCCCAAGGTCGATGCGGTTGAAAGCGCGGCGCAGCGCGGCGCGGACCTTGTGCGGCACCTGATGGTTTTTTCACGTCAACAGGAATTGAAAAGCGTGACTGTCGATATCGGCACGGTGCTTTCTGACACGGTAGCGCTGCTGGAGCGCACACTGGGCAAGGGCATCACCCTTGCACTGACTGCGGAGCAGGGCATGCGGCCGGTGCATGTCGATGCGACGCTACTGGAAAATGCCGTTATCAATATTTCGGTCAATGCACGGGACGCGATGCCACAGGGCGGTACGCTGTCGATTTCGGCGCGGCAGGTCGTTTTTAACGACAGAGGCCATGTCTTGATATCGATTGCCGACACAGGCACGGGCATGCCCGAACATGTGCGGGAGCGGATTTTTGAGCCGTTCTTTACGACCAAGCCTGCAGGGGAGGGAACCGGCCTTGGGCTTGCCATGGTCTATGGTTTTATCCGCCAGACTGGCGGGCATATCGAGGTCGATAGCGAGGCAGGACGCGGCACGACCTTCCGCATCTACCTGCCGCAAACCCGTGAAACGCTGACAAACAAGGAGGTTAACCATGCCGCATACGACAAGCATCCTGATCGTGGATGA
- a CDS encoding response regulator, with product MPHTTSILIVDDEDQVRDVLCENLAECGFKVDVATDGQQALSMIDAGTCAPQVVITDIIMPRKEGLEVIMELRRRHPAIRLIAISGGGRTKSADFLQLAKKLGADAVLPKPLDIDKLEKTVRSVLA from the coding sequence ATGCCGCATACGACAAGCATCCTGATCGTGGATGACGAAGACCAGGTCCGCGACGTGTTGTGCGAAAATCTTGCCGAATGCGGGTTCAAGGTGGATGTCGCAACGGACGGGCAGCAGGCGCTGTCGATGATTGACGCGGGCACCTGCGCCCCGCAGGTGGTGATCACCGACATCATCATGCCCCGCAAGGAAGGGCTGGAGGTGATCATGGAACTGCGCCGCCGTCACCCTGCCATCCGCCTGATCGCCATTTCCGGCGGCGGGCGCACCAAATCGGCCGATTTCCTGCAACTGGCGAAAAAGCTGGGCGCGGATGCGGTGCTGCCCAAGCCGCTCGACATCGACAAGCTGGAAAAAACCGTGCGGAGTGTTCTTGCGTGA
- a CDS encoding response regulator transcription factor codes for MSQPTVLVIDDNAPLRETIRENLELDGYDVFNASCASEAMKILNVKRADLILLDLMLPDADGLALISRIRAVTDAPVIVISGKAAWVDKVVGLEMGADDYLAKPFEMKELSARVKAGIRRYRGRPAPNAHDAPRRTRFGAHTLDAARLQVFGNDGKSCDLTPMEFRLLEALVHAPHRVLSREQLLDRARAGDFEVGDRAIDIQVARIRKKLGASELIQTVRGVGYSLNCDIEDL; via the coding sequence GTGAGCCAGCCGACGGTTTTGGTCATCGACGACAATGCACCCTTGCGCGAAACGATCCGCGAAAACCTGGAGCTTGACGGGTATGACGTGTTCAACGCGTCATGTGCTTCGGAAGCCATGAAGATATTGAATGTGAAACGTGCCGACCTGATCCTGCTCGACCTGATGCTGCCGGATGCCGACGGGCTTGCGCTGATTTCCCGCATCCGCGCGGTGACCGACGCGCCCGTGATCGTCATCAGCGGCAAGGCTGCATGGGTCGATAAGGTCGTGGGGCTGGAAATGGGCGCGGATGATTATCTGGCCAAACCGTTCGAGATGAAGGAGCTGTCGGCCCGCGTCAAGGCCGGCATCCGCCGCTATCGCGGCAGGCCCGCGCCGAATGCCCATGACGCACCCCGCCGCACGCGGTTTGGCGCGCACACGCTCGATGCCGCAAGGCTGCAGGTTTTCGGCAATGACGGAAAATCCTGCGACCTGACGCCGATGGAATTCCGCCTGCTGGAGGCATTGGTGCATGCGCCGCACCGTGTCTTATCCCGCGAACAGCTGCTCGACCGCGCGCGGGCAGGCGATTTTGAGGTCGGCGACCGCGCCATCGACATCCAGGTCGCCCGCATCCGCAAAAAACTGGGCGCCAGCGAGCTGATACAAACCGTGCGCGGCGTGGGTTATTCGCTCAACTGCGATATCGAGGATCTTTGA
- a CDS encoding DUF393 domain-containing protein, with protein MTDKIEILYDDQCPVCRGYCTKVQLKDAAQEITLTDARKPGALIDEVTAQGLDIDEGMVVKIDGKIYYGSEAMRALVPLTKAGILQRLLFSAKNLSAVVYGFCKAVRNLLLRALRIRKIDNLKDPRYRS; from the coding sequence ATGACCGACAAAATTGAAATCCTCTACGACGACCAATGCCCTGTTTGCCGAGGATATTGCACGAAGGTGCAGTTGAAGGATGCCGCGCAGGAAATCACGCTGACCGACGCGCGAAAGCCCGGCGCGCTGATAGACGAGGTCACGGCGCAAGGTCTCGATATCGACGAAGGCATGGTGGTCAAAATCGACGGAAAAATATATTACGGCAGCGAAGCAATGCGCGCGCTAGTGCCGCTGACGAAGGCCGGCATATTGCAACGCCTGCTGTTCAGCGCCAAAAACCTGTCGGCAGTTGTCTATGGCTTTTGCAAGGCTGTGCGCAACCTTTTGCTGCGCGCCCTGCGCATCCGCAAAATCGACAACCTCAAAGATCCTCGATATCGCAGTTGA
- a CDS encoding PQQ-binding-like beta-propeller repeat protein yields the protein MADQKTVPPFPRLSGHLYIFPALIPMVEILPWLLTAVGAVAGASQAAFWSRHRRKILGFAAVCFIAAGATVVWSHTQKPSEAEGSRLLAAADMSKLETHGNAAAPTDQKYDSFSELWSVKTKNETLASPVIAGDLILLGTFESTLDAHARADGKLAWSLKKREPIFTNAAVLKDMAFVGEGLHTAPAAALTAFYLPDGKPLWERQFRSHVESQTTPDAANRRLFTCAGEEGVWALDMKDGAVLWRNKIGHTDATPLLHDDHLYISAQPDEKKVGAELSSLDPDDGDIEWKTALPGNTMGSPQMGGKDLILLTTAVGQVGPQKADDKGWSHAVGTDGKIIWSVDLPGMPLPEAAVLTDKGLVIHTLKSGDLIALNIKDGSKVWQVKQGKEFLAPAGLRAGTNPPLLAGMTSDGVISIRNAEDGTEIRQIKKTQGGYAAPVFDRDVLYVTTPHDFTAYGGVHLLTRGD from the coding sequence ATGGCTGACCAGAAAACCGTCCCGCCTTTTCCGCGTCTTTCCGGACATCTCTATATCTTTCCCGCATTGATCCCGATGGTGGAGATTTTGCCGTGGCTGCTGACGGCGGTGGGCGCGGTGGCGGGGGCGTCGCAGGCGGCGTTCTGGTCGCGGCATCGCCGCAAGATTCTCGGCTTTGCGGCGGTCTGTTTTATCGCGGCTGGCGCGACGGTGGTCTGGAGCCACACGCAGAAACCCAGCGAAGCGGAAGGGTCGCGGCTGCTGGCGGCGGCGGATATGTCCAAACTGGAAACGCACGGCAACGCCGCTGCGCCCACCGACCAAAAGTATGATTCATTTTCCGAGCTTTGGTCGGTAAAAACGAAAAACGAAACGCTGGCATCGCCCGTTATCGCGGGCGACCTGATTTTGCTGGGCACGTTCGAGTCCACGCTGGATGCCCACGCGCGCGCCGATGGCAAGCTGGCATGGTCGCTGAAAAAGCGCGAACCGATCTTCACCAATGCCGCCGTGCTGAAGGATATGGCGTTTGTGGGGGAGGGGCTGCACACCGCGCCCGCCGCAGCGTTGACGGCGTTTTACCTGCCCGACGGCAAGCCGCTATGGGAACGCCAGTTCCGCAGCCATGTTGAATCGCAAACGACGCCGGATGCCGCCAACCGCCGCCTGTTTACCTGTGCGGGAGAAGAAGGCGTCTGGGCGCTCGACATGAAGGACGGTGCGGTCCTGTGGCGCAATAAAATCGGACATACCGATGCGACGCCGCTGCTGCATGACGATCATCTGTATATTTCTGCACAGCCGGACGAAAAAAAAGTGGGCGCGGAATTATCGTCGCTCGATCCCGATGACGGCGATATTGAATGGAAAACCGCGCTGCCGGGCAATACCATGGGTTCTCCGCAGATGGGCGGCAAGGATCTCATCCTGCTGACAACCGCAGTCGGCCAAGTCGGGCCACAAAAAGCGGATGACAAGGGATGGTCGCACGCGGTCGGCACCGACGGCAAAATCATCTGGTCGGTCGATCTGCCCGGCATGCCCCTGCCGGAAGCCGCCGTGCTGACGGATAAAGGTCTCGTCATCCATACGCTGAAGAGCGGCGACCTGATCGCGCTCAATATCAAGGACGGCAGCAAGGTCTGGCAAGTGAAGCAGGGCAAGGAATTCCTCGCCCCCGCAGGCCTGCGCGCCGGCACAAATCCGCCGTTGCTGGCGGGCATGACATCGGACGGCGTTATTTCCATCCGCAATGCCGAAGACGGCACGGAAATACGCCAGATCAAAAAAACACAGGGCGGTTATGCCGCTCCCGTTTTCGACCGCGATGTGTTATATGTGACAACGCCCCATGACTTCACGGCCTATGGCGGCGTTCATTTGCTGACACGCGGGGATTGA
- a CDS encoding putative toxin-antitoxin system toxin component, PIN family produces the protein MSEYREKVVLDTNIMLSALMSPNGTSAAAVASVLMNNDVVQSAQTYAELGEKLASKKLQKYIPADLRQQALDFFAAAAEFVEAPCKHTACRDPKDNKFLDIADAGGATTLVTGDKDLLALQGQEKALGMNFNIMSGRNWLDLHPLPVQQAANDANTSVPSMFTVRQPVLG, from the coding sequence ATGAGCGAATACCGCGAGAAGGTCGTGCTGGATACCAACATCATGCTCTCCGCCCTCATGAGCCCGAACGGCACATCGGCCGCCGCCGTCGCCTCCGTCCTTATGAATAACGATGTCGTACAGAGCGCCCAGACCTATGCCGAGCTTGGGGAAAAACTGGCCAGCAAGAAATTGCAGAAATACATCCCCGCCGATCTCCGCCAGCAGGCGCTCGATTTCTTCGCCGCCGCCGCCGAGTTTGTGGAAGCGCCCTGCAAGCACACCGCATGCCGCGACCCCAAGGACAACAAGTTTCTGGATATTGCCGATGCCGGTGGCGCGACTACTTTAGTGACCGGAGACAAGGATCTGCTGGCGCTGCAGGGGCAGGAAAAGGCGCTTGGAATGAATTTCAATATTATGTCCGGCCGTAACTGGCTCGACCTGCATCCGCTGCCGGTCCAGCAGGCGGCCAATGATGCCAATACCAGCGTGCCGAGCATGTTTACGGTGCGCCAGCCGGTTTTGGGCTAG
- a CDS encoding SDR family oxidoreductase: MNLDLTGKQAIVCGASKGIGRAAAEELALLGASVTVLARSEEGLKAVVETLDTSKGQTHHYIVADSMDTEDVAAKVAKHVAEHGAVHILVNNGGGPPAGAAIDSSVHDFAAIFTQHMLFAQTMAQAVVPGMITAKYGRIINVLSTSVKQPVKGLGVSNTIRGAVAQWAKTLANELGGHGITVNNVLPGATDTGRMKEIISGKSKKTGKSEADVKAEEIAAIPAGRFGQPNELGAAIAFLASPAAGYINGINLPVDGGRTGGL; the protein is encoded by the coding sequence ATGAACCTCGACCTCACCGGCAAGCAGGCGATCGTCTGTGGCGCAAGCAAAGGCATCGGGCGCGCGGCTGCCGAAGAACTGGCGCTGCTGGGCGCAAGCGTGACTGTGCTGGCGCGGAGCGAAGAGGGGCTGAAGGCGGTCGTGGAAACCCTCGATACGTCCAAGGGGCAAACGCACCATTATATCGTCGCGGATTCCATGGATACCGAAGACGTGGCGGCGAAGGTGGCAAAGCATGTCGCCGAACATGGTGCGGTGCATATCCTCGTCAATAACGGGGGTGGCCCGCCTGCGGGCGCGGCGATCGATTCCAGCGTGCATGATTTCGCCGCGATCTTCACCCAGCATATGCTGTTCGCGCAAACCATGGCGCAGGCCGTGGTGCCGGGCATGATTACAGCGAAATACGGGCGCATAATTAATGTGCTGTCCACATCGGTCAAGCAGCCGGTAAAGGGGCTGGGCGTTTCCAACACGATCCGCGGCGCGGTCGCGCAATGGGCGAAAACGCTGGCGAATGAATTGGGCGGCCACGGCATTACCGTCAACAATGTGCTGCCGGGCGCAACCGATACGGGGCGCATGAAGGAAATTATCTCGGGCAAGTCGAAAAAAACCGGCAAGAGCGAGGCCGATGTGAAGGCGGAGGAAATTGCGGCGATCCCTGCAGGGCGTTTCGGCCAGCCGAATGAACTGGGCGCGGCGATAGCTTTCCTTGCCAGCCCGGCCGCCGGTTATATCAACGGCATCAACCTGCCCGTCGACGGCGGGCGCACGGGCGGTTTGTAA
- a CDS encoding aldehyde dehydrogenase, protein MAAFGGNIRNYIGGQLVEPMSGKYFDCENPATGEVYAQVPDSDEKDLQRAVQSAHDAASGWRDMGAQARAAVMHKLADLMEQRIDDFAMAECIDNGKPLSLARAMDIPRSINNLRFFADLGTQFHGQEFTSEKSFSYTLRQPYGVVATISPWNLPLLLFTWKLAPALASGNCVIAKPSEVTPMTAYLMSALATEAGFPPGVLNVLHGRGAQIGAAITNHPRIPAISFTGGTVTGRGIYQAASAQLKKVSLELGGKNPTVVFDDANHDLSLQGAKMAGFTNQGQICLCGSRILVQQGIYNKFRDEFVAQVKMISIGDPLAPDTLMGAMVSKQHMEKVLGYIDLAQQEGGKILVGGNRRIVAGRCANGYFIEPTVIEGLPAQCRTNQEEIFGPVVTLMPFKDEDEAVEIANSTQYGLAASIWTENPDRAKRVAARIDSGIVWINCWNMRDLRTPFGGMKNSGVGREGGMHALEFFTEEKTICRPAA, encoded by the coding sequence ATGGCGGCATTCGGCGGAAATATCCGGAATTACATCGGCGGCCAGCTGGTCGAGCCGATGTCCGGAAAGTATTTCGACTGCGAAAACCCAGCCACCGGCGAGGTTTATGCTCAGGTGCCGGATTCCGACGAAAAGGATTTGCAGCGCGCCGTTCAGTCCGCGCATGACGCGGCTTCCGGCTGGCGCGACATGGGCGCGCAGGCGCGCGCGGCGGTCATGCATAAACTCGCCGACCTAATGGAACAGCGCATCGACGATTTCGCGATGGCGGAATGTATTGATAACGGCAAGCCGCTGAGCCTTGCGCGCGCGATGGATATTCCGCGCAGCATTAACAACCTGCGTTTCTTCGCCGATCTCGGCACCCAATTCCACGGGCAGGAATTTACTTCGGAAAAATCATTCAGCTATACGCTGCGACAGCCCTATGGCGTGGTCGCCACCATATCGCCCTGGAACCTGCCCTTGCTGCTGTTCACGTGGAAACTCGCGCCCGCGCTCGCCTCGGGCAATTGCGTGATTGCCAAGCCCAGCGAAGTAACGCCCATGACGGCCTACCTGATGTCGGCGCTGGCAACCGAAGCGGGATTTCCGCCGGGCGTGCTGAACGTGCTGCACGGGCGCGGGGCGCAGATTGGCGCGGCGATTACGAACCATCCGCGCATTCCTGCCATTTCCTTCACCGGCGGTACGGTGACGGGACGCGGGATTTATCAGGCAGCGTCGGCGCAGCTGAAAAAAGTGTCGCTGGAACTGGGCGGCAAGAATCCGACTGTGGTTTTCGACGATGCCAATCACGACCTGTCCTTGCAGGGCGCGAAAATGGCCGGGTTTACCAATCAGGGGCAGATCTGCCTTTGCGGTTCCCGCATCCTTGTGCAGCAGGGTATCTACAATAAATTCCGCGATGAGTTCGTGGCGCAGGTGAAGATGATTTCCATCGGCGATCCGCTCGCGCCTGATACGCTGATGGGCGCTATGGTATCGAAACAGCATATGGAGAAAGTGCTGGGATATATCGACCTTGCACAGCAGGAAGGCGGAAAAATCCTTGTCGGTGGCAACCGCCGCATCGTGGCGGGGCGCTGCGCAAACGGTTATTTCATCGAACCCACCGTGATCGAAGGCCTGCCTGCGCAATGCCGCACTAATCAGGAAGAAATTTTCGGGCCTGTGGTCACGCTGATGCCTTTTAAAGATGAAGACGAAGCGGTCGAGATCGCGAATAGCACGCAATATGGCTTGGCCGCATCTATCTGGACGGAAAACCCCGACCGCGCAAAGCGCGTGGCCGCGCGTATCGACAGCGGCATCGTGTGGATCAATTGCTGGAACATGCGCGATTTGCGCACGCCCTTCGGCGGCATGAAAAATTCCGGCGTCGGGCGCGAAGGCGGGATGCATGCGCTGGAATTCTTTACCGAAGAAAAAACAATCTGCCGTCCGGCAGCATAG
- a CDS encoding RidA family protein encodes MTQVVTHISDKAPEPVGAYPHSKRVGNLLFLSGVGPRKKGSKEIPGVTLDENRNIVSYDVETQCHSVFENVKNILETSGATWDDLVDVTVYLTNMKADFPTYNKLWAQYFGKNPPCRTTLEVSALPTPIAIELKCIAVIKD; translated from the coding sequence ATGACGCAAGTCGTAACCCATATTTCAGACAAGGCGCCCGAACCCGTCGGCGCATACCCGCATTCAAAACGAGTCGGCAACCTGCTGTTCCTCTCGGGCGTCGGCCCGCGCAAAAAAGGCAGCAAGGAAATCCCCGGGGTGACGCTGGACGAAAACCGCAACATCGTTTCGTATGATGTCGAAACTCAATGCCACAGCGTTTTTGAAAACGTTAAAAATATCCTCGAAACATCGGGTGCGACTTGGGACGATCTTGTCGATGTGACCGTGTACCTGACGAATATGAAGGCCGATTTCCCGACCTATAATAAACTCTGGGCGCAATATTTCGGCAAGAACCCGCCCTGCCGCACGACGCTGGAGGTTTCGGCACTGCCGACGCCGATTGCGATCGAATTGAAATGCATCGCTGTCATCAAGGATTAA
- a CDS encoding 3-hydroxyanthranilate 3,4-dioxygenase codes for MRAPFNFKKWIEENRASLKPPVGNKQVFEDGDFIIMAVGGPNSRKDYHDDPGEEFFFQLEGDMVLCIMENGKPRDIDIREGDMFLLPPHVHHSPQRKENTVGLVVERKRAAGELDGFLWYCDQCHTKLHEEYFQMQNIVTDLPKAFDRYWENEAARTCKSCGHVMPLPPNRQKKPA; via the coding sequence ATGCGCGCGCCGTTCAATTTTAAAAAGTGGATCGAAGAAAACCGCGCCAGCCTGAAGCCGCCCGTCGGCAACAAGCAGGTGTTCGAGGACGGCGATTTTATCATCATGGCTGTCGGCGGCCCAAACAGCCGCAAGGATTACCACGACGACCCCGGCGAGGAATTTTTCTTCCAGCTGGAAGGCGACATGGTGCTGTGCATCATGGAAAACGGCAAACCCCGCGATATCGATATCCGCGAGGGCGACATGTTTCTGCTGCCGCCGCATGTGCATCATTCGCCGCAGCGGAAGGAAAATACCGTCGGCCTTGTCGTCGAACGCAAGCGCGCGGCGGGTGAACTGGACGGCTTTCTGTGGTATTGCGACCAATGCCATACCAAGCTGCATGAAGAATATTTCCAGATGCAGAATATCGTGACGGACTTGCCCAAGGCCTTCGACCGTTATTGGGAAAACGAAGCGGCGCGTACCTGCAAATCCTGCGGTCATGTGATGCCGCTGCCGCCCAACCGCCAGAAGAAGCCCGCCTGA
- a CDS encoding amidohydrolase produces the protein MEKWDVHTHTTLSPDTYAALEKFAHYADFIRVRKHAIKPCCAEMVNAAGAVQRELEDNAYDGAVRIGECDKHGVTLQVLSPTPMMIPDYVDNADDAEAICRILNDDNAATVARFPSRFMALGALPMQFPDRAVRELERIVKSHNMRGIEINSNVDGRDLDDPALFPVFQAAAALNVGVFIHPWGGFMSPAEPKLKSRMNANRNWRPWLIGMGMETALAFDSMRSGGVHERLPKLRVMYAHGGGAFPALLGRLEHGAYCRPDLFKDASQLNPFDTVKKCGVYADTLVHNPAMLKALIEMLGVDRVAMGSDYPYPLGEIDPFDAQTHVSALGHKTSYQQVKGIYPGHAIEHLDITDQQKQRLLSGTAKEWLGVA, from the coding sequence ATGGAAAAATGGGATGTCCATACCCATACGACACTCTCGCCGGATACCTATGCGGCGCTGGAAAAATTCGCCCATTACGCCGATTTCATCCGCGTGCGCAAACATGCAATCAAGCCCTGCTGCGCTGAAATGGTGAATGCGGCGGGCGCGGTGCAGCGCGAGTTGGAAGACAACGCCTATGACGGCGCGGTGCGCATCGGCGAATGCGACAAGCACGGTGTGACGCTGCAGGTGCTGTCGCCGACACCTATGATGATCCCCGATTATGTCGATAATGCCGACGATGCCGAAGCCATCTGCCGCATCCTGAACGATGATAACGCAGCGACGGTTGCGCGTTTCCCGTCGCGTTTTATGGCGCTGGGCGCGCTGCCGATGCAATTCCCCGACCGCGCGGTGCGAGAGTTGGAGCGCATCGTCAAATCCCACAATATGCGCGGCATCGAAATCAATTCCAACGTCGATGGCCGCGACCTGGACGATCCCGCCCTGTTCCCGGTGTTTCAGGCGGCGGCTGCGTTGAATGTCGGCGTGTTTATCCATCCGTGGGGCGGGTTTATGTCGCCGGCGGAACCCAAATTGAAATCCCGCATGAATGCCAACCGCAACTGGCGGCCGTGGCTGATCGGCATGGGGATGGAAACTGCGCTGGCGTTTGATTCCATGCGCAGCGGCGGTGTCCATGAACGCCTGCCGAAACTGCGCGTGATGTATGCGCATGGCGGCGGGGCATTTCCCGCGCTGCTCGGCCGGCTGGAACACGGCGCGTATTGCCGCCCTGATCTGTTCAAGGATGCCTCGCAGCTTAATCCGTTCGATACAGTTAAAAAATGCGGCGTCTATGCCGATACGCTCGTGCACAATCCCGCCATGCTCAAAGCGCTGATCGAAATGCTGGGCGTGGATCGTGTCGCGATGGGTTCGGATTATCCCTATCCATTGGGTGAAATCGACCCGTTCGATGCGCAAACGCATGTCAGCGCGCTGGGGCATAAGACAAGCTATCAGCAGGTTAAGGGAATTTATCCCGGCCATGCGATCGAACATCTGGATATAACCGATCAACAAAAGCAACGCCTTCTTTCCGGCACGGCGAAAGAATGGCTGGGAGTGGCATGA